DNA from Brassica napus cultivar Da-Ae chromosome C4, Da-Ae, whole genome shotgun sequence:
TCGCAACGTTGAAAATGAAACCCATTAATATGTTTACCAGTGCGAACATTCTTTGATCTATGGGCTCTAAATGGGCCCTTAAATTCGTGTTTTAGTAACTTATTAGCAAGTTCACTGGCCACGTATCTCTCAATATTTCTTAATACTTCTTCATTATAGGCCCATCACTTGTATTACCCCATTAACATTGGGCCCAATCaatgattatttaatatttttcggACAGACGTTAATGGAACACGACATCTGTCGTTGTCACTGTCACATTCTCATCTGAAGAACCCTCCGACATAAACTAAAAACATTATCTCGGTAAGACCCATTCAAACTCAAAACCCATACTTTCAACAACAATCACTCGTCAACATCCACCGTAAAAATGTATCCACCACCGATCCctacctcctcctcctcttctccgGCGACTGATGACGTTTCCTCGCCGCTACTCAACCGAAGCCGCCGCGTTTCGCAGCCGTTACGCGGCGCGGCGTCGCGGCTACTCCGCCGCGCGAGCAGCCGCCGTATGATGCTCCGCGAGTCGTCGGTTCGAGTCCGCGAGACGGCGGCCGAGCAGATTGAGGAGAGGCAGAGCGAGTGGGCGCACTCTAAACCGGTCATAGTCTTGGACGTGCTCTGGAATCTAGCGTTCGTGTTCGTCACCGTCGGGGTCGCGTGGTTTAGCTCGGGAGAAGATCCTGGTGTTCCTCTCAGGTTCTGGATCGTTGGGTATAATCTCCAGTGTTTGATTCATGTTGCCTGTGTGGTCGCTGAGTACTGCCGTCGACGGGGTTATGATCAATCGAACCGGGATTTGGATTCCGGTTTAAGCTCGGTTCAAGGATCTAGCGATGGTTATGGTGCTGAGATTGAATCTGGAACTAGGTAAGTAAAAGTTTCTTCCTCaaaaagaactcttcttttctttcaCTGATGATGATTTTCTACTGTAGTGTTGCTAAGCACATTGAATCAACGAATGCAATCTTCTCGTTCGTGTGGTGGATCATTGGGTTTTATTGGGTCACTGCTGATGCTGAGGAACTCGCTCAAAGCTCTCCTCAGCTCTACTGGTTTGTCTTGGGACACACACTAAACATGTTTAATCTACTTTGTTTGTCCCGTTATATAGTCCGGCCCTGAGATTTTGGAGGCTTTTagtaaaaaattcaattttcttttattatttt
Protein-coding regions in this window:
- the LOC106390176 gene encoding E3 ubiquitin-protein ligase At4g11680; the protein is MYPPPIPTSSSSSPATDDVSSPLLNRSRRVSQPLRGAASRLLRRASSRRMMLRESSVRVRETAAEQIEERQSEWAHSKPVIVLDVLWNLAFVFVTVGVAWFSSGEDPGVPLRFWIVGYNLQCLIHVACVVAEYCRRRGYDQSNRDLDSGLSSVQGSSDGYGAEIESGTSVAKHIESTNAIFSFVWWIIGFYWVTADAEELAQSSPQLYWLCVAFLAFDVIFVVLCVAVACLVGIAVCCCLPCIIAVLYALADREGASDEEIERLPKFKFLTLKNSEKVNGEIRETHGGIMTQLGVDSPSERVLSSDEAECCICLCDYEDGTELRELSCRHHFHEACIDKWLRINATCPLCKFNILKTGEQSCNDAV